The following coding sequences are from one Cydia splendana chromosome 15, ilCydSple1.2, whole genome shotgun sequence window:
- the LOC134797556 gene encoding lysozyme 1-like, protein MKLCFRLLCYLCLVVVMLCSNALGVYISNLNEACYRCLCHVAGCNTSHACSGGYCGPFYISRVYWVDAGKPTLPDDDPVREQAFEDCARDYHCSLKIIEGYMAKFGKDCNGDGVTNCFDYMMINHHGGGACHSPLDADPLGRRRLALFNQCRF, encoded by the exons ATGAAGTTATGTTTTAGGTTATTGTGTTATTTGTGTTTAGTGGTTGTTATGTTATGTTCCAACGCTCTTG GAGTGTACATCTCCAACTTGAACGAAGCTTGTTACCGGTGCCTCTGCCACGTGGCTGGCTGCAACACGTCCCACGCCTGCTCGGGGGGCTACTGCGGGCCCTTCTACATATCCAGAGTGTACTGGGTGGATGCCGGCAAGCCCACGCTGCCTGACGACGATCCCGTGAGAGAACAAG CGTTCGAAGACTGCGCGAGGGACTACCACTGTTCTTTAAAGATAATTGAAGGCTACATGGCGAAGTTTGGAAAG GACTGCAACGGCGACGGCGTGACGAACTGTTTCGACTACATGATGATCAACCACCACGGCGGAGGCGCCTGCCACTCTCCTCTGGACGCAGACCCACTCGGCCGACGCAGGTTGGCGCTGTTTAACCAGTGCCGCTTCTAA
- the LOC134797574 gene encoding low density lipoprotein receptor adapter protein 1-like, whose product MTTFIRKMWKNRSKHKKLEEWALAECEGESWWREARESTGKDASVDVRYAGMVPVERAASAPATAIAVRSALHSAKTLNKKLQRVSLDISSKGIVVTDADSHDNVLSISIYRISYCSADAANARVFAVVEGRGCEHVAHVFTCPRSRHARALALALAHAFNDAYQAWQSNHQGSSLQRNDKRSSPWERFPQESDEEELEDEQWQAQAPLVTFA is encoded by the exons AACTAGAAGAATGGGCACTAGCAGAATGCGAGGGCGAGAGTTGGTGGCGCGAGGCACGGGAGTCAACCGGAAAAGATGCCTCGGTGGACGTGCGGTACGCCGGCATGGTGCCCGTCGAGCGCGCCGCATCCGCTCCCGCTACCGCCATCGCTGTCCGCTCCGCCTTACACTCCGCCAAGA CTCTCAACAAAAAGTTGCAGCGAGTGAGCTTGGACATTAGCTCAAAGGGCATCGTGGTCACTGATGCAGACTCTCACGACAATGTGCTCAGCATATCCATCTAcag GATCTCCTACTGCTCAGCAGATGCAGCCAACGCTCGTGTGTTCGCGGTAGTGGAGGGGCGCGGCTGCGAGCACGTCGCGCACGTGTTCACGTGCCCGCGCAGCCGGCACGCGCGCGCGCTCGCGCTGGCTCTTGCGCACGCCTTTAACGACGCCTATCAG GCATGGCAGAGTAACCACCAAGGCAGCTCCTTACAGCGCAACGACAAACGCTCATCACCTTGG GAGCGATTTCCTCAAGAGTCCGACGAAGAAGAATTGGAAGACGAACAGTGGCAGGCGCAGGCTCCTTTGGTCACTTTCGCGTGA